One genomic segment of Ancylobacter sp. IITR112 includes these proteins:
- a CDS encoding quinoprotein dehydrogenase-associated SoxYZ-like carrier: MHRLRRPLRLFFAVTVFSALAATAAAAQEPGADATWKSLRPDVFGERPIEEASPLVRLTAPKRAEDAAMVPIDVEIVLPEGDPRTISKLTLIVDENPAPLAATFTFGGERRDVALGTRLRVNSYSYVRAIAETSDGGLHMAERYVKASGGCSAPAMKDEEAQLKNLGQLKLKSVKADGLGDSSQASRVSQLQLMIRHPNYSGLQMDPLTRAYIPAKFVDNIRVTQGDELIFSMVGGISLSEDPAIRVSYDPEGKEIHVDAGDTDGRKFEGALKPAS, translated from the coding sequence ATGCATCGCCTACGTCGCCCATTGCGGCTGTTTTTCGCCGTCACCGTCTTTTCCGCCCTCGCCGCCACTGCCGCAGCGGCGCAGGAGCCGGGAGCCGATGCCACCTGGAAGTCGCTGCGGCCGGACGTGTTCGGCGAGCGCCCGATCGAAGAGGCAAGCCCCCTGGTGCGGCTCACCGCACCCAAGCGGGCGGAAGACGCCGCCATGGTGCCGATTGATGTCGAGATCGTGCTGCCCGAAGGCGATCCGCGCACCATCTCCAAGCTGACGCTGATCGTGGACGAGAACCCGGCACCGCTGGCCGCGACGTTCACCTTTGGCGGCGAGCGGCGCGACGTGGCACTCGGCACAAGGCTGCGGGTCAATTCCTATTCTTATGTCCGCGCCATCGCAGAGACCAGCGATGGCGGGCTGCACATGGCCGAGCGCTATGTGAAAGCCTCGGGCGGCTGCTCGGCCCCGGCGATGAAGGATGAGGAAGCCCAGCTCAAAAATCTCGGCCAGCTCAAGCTCAAATCGGTGAAGGCGGACGGCCTCGGCGATTCAAGTCAGGCGAGCCGCGTGTCGCAGCTCCAACTGATGATCCGCCACCCCAATTATTCCGGCCTGCAGATGGACCCGCTGACGCGGGCCTATATCCCCGCCAAGTTCGTCGACAATATCCGCGTGACCCAGGGCGACGAGCTGATCTTCTCCATGGTGGGCGGCATCTCGCTCAGCGAGGACCCGGCGATCCGCGTTTCCTACGATCCCGAAGGCAAGGAGATCCATGTCGATGCCGGCGACACGGACGGGCGCAAATTCGAGGGCGCGCTGAAGCCGGCGAGCTGA
- a CDS encoding ArsC family reductase: protein MTVTIYGIKNCDTMKKARVWLDGRGVAYVFHDYKTAGIDAARLNAWAGKVGWEVLLNRAGTTFRRLSEAEKADLDEGRALALMQAQPSLIKRPVLEADGALLVGFRPEAYEAQFG from the coding sequence GTGACGGTCACCATCTACGGCATCAAGAACTGCGACACGATGAAGAAGGCGCGCGTCTGGCTGGACGGGCGGGGCGTGGCCTATGTCTTTCACGACTACAAGACCGCCGGCATCGACGCCGCTCGGCTGAACGCATGGGCGGGCAAGGTCGGCTGGGAGGTTCTGCTCAACCGCGCCGGGACCACCTTCCGCAGGCTCTCCGAGGCGGAGAAGGCCGATCTTGACGAGGGGAGGGCGCTGGCCCTGATGCAGGCGCAGCCCTCGCTGATCAAGCGGCCGGTGCTGGAGGCCGACGGCGCGCTGCTGGTCGGCTTCAGGCCGGAAGCCTACGAAGCACAGTTCGGCTGA
- a CDS encoding YMGG-like glycine zipper-containing protein: MTRSVAARLTVVAFVALIAAGCTTTERRTGTGALIGAGTGAVIGGIAGGGTGAAWGAGIGAVAGGAIGAATAN; this comes from the coding sequence ATGACCAGATCCGTTGCCGCCAGGCTCACTGTCGTCGCCTTCGTTGCGCTCATCGCGGCGGGCTGCACCACGACCGAGCGCCGGACCGGAACCGGTGCGCTGATCGGCGCCGGCACCGGCGCGGTGATCGGCGGCATCGCTGGCGGTGGCACCGGCGCGGCCTGGGGCGCCGGCATCGGCGCGGTGGCCGGCGGCGCCATCGGCGCGGCGACCGCAAACTAG
- the fae gene encoding formaldehyde-activating enzyme, producing MAKINKVLIGESLVGDGNEVAHIDLIIGPRGSAAESAFLNALTNNKDGFTSLLAVVTPNLLAKPNTILFNKVTIKDARQAVQMFGPAQYAVAKAVVDSVAEGVIPEDEADDLFISVGVFIHWEAADDAKIQQFNYEATKEALKRAVEGEPKVKDVLAQAASAKHPFAA from the coding sequence ATGGCCAAGATCAACAAGGTACTCATCGGCGAGTCGCTGGTGGGCGACGGCAACGAGGTCGCTCACATCGACCTCATCATCGGACCGCGCGGCTCCGCGGCCGAAAGCGCCTTCCTGAATGCGCTGACCAACAACAAGGACGGCTTCACCTCGCTGCTCGCGGTCGTGACCCCGAACCTGCTCGCCAAGCCGAACACCATCCTGTTCAACAAGGTGACGATCAAGGACGCCCGCCAGGCGGTCCAGATGTTCGGCCCGGCCCAGTATGCGGTCGCCAAGGCCGTCGTCGACAGCGTCGCCGAAGGCGTGATCCCGGAAGATGAAGCCGACGACCTGTTCATCTCGGTCGGCGTGTTCATCCACTGGGAAGCGGCGGACGACGCCAAGATCCAGCAGTTCAACTATGAGGCGACCAAGGAAGCGCTGAAGCGCGCCGTGGAAGGCGAGCCGAAGGTGAAGGACGTTCTGGCGCAGGCCGCTTCGGCCAAGCACCCCTTCGCCGCTTAG
- the pqqB gene encoding pyrroloquinoline quinone biosynthesis protein PqqB, which yields MTTPPSHFKLVILGSAAGGGFPQWNCRCAVCSLAWANDPRVRRRTQASIAVTANGSDWALVNCAPEILAQLQATPALHPREGLRHSPLKSVLLTNADIDHVAGLLSLREGQPFTLLATPGVHGVLAGSSAFDVLAPEVVERRAVGLGASFELVDGVTATIFPVPGKIALYLEAREQAEKGSLTTDLEGEQTIGVELAAGGRRVLYIPGCAAMTETLRERLDGADAVLFDGTLWRDDEMVRAGVGSKTGARMGHMSMSGPLGSIEALREVKVGRKIYVHINNTNPVLVDGSEERVTANKAGWEIAHDGMEIAL from the coding sequence ATGACAACGCCCCCGTCCCACTTCAAGCTCGTGATCCTCGGATCAGCCGCGGGCGGTGGTTTCCCTCAGTGGAACTGCCGCTGCGCGGTCTGTTCGCTTGCGTGGGCCAATGACCCGCGCGTACGGCGCCGCACCCAAGCCTCGATCGCGGTGACCGCGAATGGGTCCGACTGGGCGCTGGTCAATTGCGCCCCGGAGATTCTGGCGCAGCTTCAGGCGACGCCGGCGCTGCATCCCCGGGAGGGGTTGCGCCATTCGCCGCTCAAGTCCGTGCTGCTGACCAATGCCGATATCGACCATGTCGCGGGGCTGTTGAGCCTGCGCGAAGGCCAGCCCTTCACCTTGCTGGCGACGCCCGGCGTGCATGGCGTGCTTGCCGGCAGCAGTGCCTTCGACGTGCTGGCGCCCGAGGTGGTCGAGCGCCGCGCGGTGGGGCTGGGCGCCTCTTTCGAACTGGTGGACGGGGTGACGGCGACGATTTTTCCCGTTCCCGGCAAGATCGCCCTCTATCTCGAAGCGCGCGAGCAGGCGGAAAAGGGCTCGCTCACCACCGACCTGGAAGGCGAGCAGACCATCGGCGTCGAGCTCGCGGCCGGGGGGCGGCGCGTGCTCTACATTCCCGGCTGCGCGGCGATGACCGAGACCCTGCGCGAGCGGCTGGATGGCGCCGATGCGGTGCTGTTCGACGGCACGCTGTGGCGGGACGACGAGATGGTCCGCGCGGGTGTCGGCAGCAAGACCGGGGCGCGGATGGGCCACATGTCCATGTCCGGCCCGCTCGGTTCGATCGAGGCTTTGCGCGAGGTCAAGGTCGGTCGGAAAATCTATGTTCACATCAATAACACCAATCCGGTGCTGGTTGATGGCTCAGAAGAGCGTGTAACGGCGAATAAAGCCGGATGGGAAATCGCTCACGACGGGATGGAGATTGCCCTATGA
- a CDS encoding sensor histidine kinase: MALLLSVAVFVTAASTVALVLALGAVSNQLDRLVSAQTRLELLSTISGRIGDYALLALQAGHEAPDAERTPARTGRVLAAGRTREAFARLEEALSAYVGRLVGEEQRTLMAARSRTIARLRAQFDVLDRQVDLALRAEEPATAARVALDVFAAGFGAPLSQAMEEERTTALDAYNQVRELRERTIRWGLAGVALAFLLAVALYHLLGRTLVNRVADVAAAAAAIARGRSDTRITVTGHDELSLAMARFNRMAAHLARREARLVADQKQLQQIVEARTAELRAANTRLENVDMARRRFFTDVSHELRTPLTVILGEVEITLRPQKPREEDLRAALLVIQSRARRLHRRVEDLLRIARSESGQIELDRSLFLVSDLFAEVCEGMGPLARAGGLTLEAAEGAEGLAIDADREWLRQTLDGLVANAVRHSPPGEAVRLAARSDGDEVVIEVRDHGTGIPAEELPHVFERFWRGSAGTREGTGFGIGLALAKWIVDRHGGRIAVESSTGEDGRQRGTCVTVRLPLPVPDITLEAAQ, translated from the coding sequence ATGGCGCTTCTGTTGTCGGTCGCCGTCTTCGTGACGGCGGCGTCGACCGTGGCGCTCGTGCTCGCGCTCGGGGCGGTCAGCAACCAGCTCGACCGTCTCGTATCGGCGCAGACACGGCTGGAACTGCTCTCCACCATTTCCGGGCGGATCGGCGACTATGCGCTGCTGGCGCTGCAGGCGGGCCACGAGGCGCCGGATGCCGAGCGCACGCCTGCCCGCACCGGTCGGGTGCTTGCCGCCGGACGGACACGCGAGGCCTTCGCGCGTCTGGAGGAGGCCCTTTCGGCCTATGTCGGCCGGCTGGTCGGCGAGGAGCAACGGACGCTGATGGCGGCGCGCAGCCGCACCATTGCCCGGCTACGGGCGCAGTTCGACGTTCTGGACCGGCAGGTCGACCTTGCGCTGAGGGCGGAAGAGCCGGCGACGGCCGCGCGGGTGGCGCTGGATGTGTTCGCCGCCGGCTTCGGCGCGCCGCTCAGCCAGGCGATGGAAGAGGAGCGCACCACCGCGCTTGACGCCTATAATCAGGTGAGAGAGCTTCGCGAGCGGACGATACGCTGGGGGCTGGCCGGCGTCGCGCTCGCCTTCCTGCTGGCGGTCGCGCTCTACCATCTTCTCGGACGCACGCTGGTGAACCGCGTGGCGGATGTCGCGGCGGCGGCGGCGGCCATCGCACGCGGGCGCTCCGATACCCGCATCACCGTCACCGGCCATGACGAACTGAGCCTCGCCATGGCGCGGTTCAACCGCATGGCGGCGCATCTCGCCCGCCGCGAGGCGCGGCTGGTGGCGGATCAGAAGCAATTGCAGCAGATCGTCGAGGCGCGGACGGCGGAACTGCGCGCCGCCAACACGCGGCTTGAGAATGTCGACATGGCGCGGCGGCGCTTCTTCACCGATGTCAGCCACGAATTGCGCACGCCGCTGACGGTGATTCTCGGCGAAGTGGAGATCACGCTGCGTCCGCAAAAGCCGCGCGAGGAGGATCTGCGCGCGGCCCTGCTGGTCATCCAGTCGCGTGCCCGGCGCCTGCACCGCCGGGTGGAAGACCTGCTGCGCATCGCGCGCTCCGAGAGCGGGCAGATCGAGCTCGACCGGTCGCTGTTCCTGGTGTCGGACCTTTTCGCCGAAGTGTGCGAGGGCATGGGCCCGCTGGCGCGGGCGGGCGGGCTTACCCTGGAGGCGGCCGAGGGCGCCGAGGGTCTTGCCATCGACGCCGACCGCGAATGGCTGCGCCAGACCCTGGACGGGCTGGTGGCCAATGCGGTGCGCCATTCCCCGCCGGGCGAGGCCGTGCGGCTTGCCGCCCGCAGCGACGGCGACGAGGTGGTGATCGAGGTGCGCGACCACGGCACCGGCATCCCCGCCGAGGAGCTTCCCCATGTGTTCGAGCGGTTCTGGCGTGGTTCGGCCGGCACGCGGGAAGGGACGGGTTTCGGAATCGGCCTCGCCCTCGCCAAATGGATCGTCGACCGCCATGGCGGTCGAATCGCTGTTGAAAGCAGCACGGGAGAGGATGGGCGGCAGCGCGGCACCTGCGTCACTGTTCGCCTGCCGCTGCCCGTGCCCGACATCACACTGGAGGCCGCCCAATGA
- a CDS encoding peptide chain release factor 3, with translation MNAFSNSAASPIATEVARRRTFAIISHPDAGKTTLTEKLLLFGGAIQLAGQVRAKKDRRSTRSDWMAIERERGISVATSVMTFEFGGHVFNLLDTPGHEDFSEDTYRTLTAVDAAVMVIDAAKGIEARTRKLLEVCRLRDIPIITFINKMDRESRDPFEILDEIEKTLALDTTPMTWPVGQGRDFVGTMDIATGGMRLLDGDEGKTGPLRQMSMAQIAALNVTLDEENLAEELGLVREVCNSFDIQAFLEGHLTPVYFGSALRNFGVGDLLEGLGRYAPPPRAQQADKRKVEAEEARMTAFVFKIQANMDPNHRDRIAFARLCSGKLQRGMKAKLVRTGKPMSLATPQFFFAQDRQLAEEAYAGDVVGIPNHGNLRIGDTLTEGEDINFVGVPSFAPEILRRVKLPDAMKAKKLKQALQEMAEEGVVQVFRPTDGSPALVGVVGPLQLDVLKNRLEAEYGLEVGFDMSEFQLARWVSSEDPKKLDDFAAGNRLSTAEDLDGDLVFLSPSAFMIGYTGDRWPGIVFTDVKDVKKAA, from the coding sequence ATGAACGCATTCTCCAATTCCGCTGCCTCGCCGATCGCCACCGAGGTCGCGCGCCGGCGCACCTTCGCGATCATCTCGCATCCCGATGCGGGCAAGACCACGCTGACCGAAAAGCTGCTGCTGTTCGGCGGCGCGATCCAGCTCGCCGGCCAGGTGCGGGCGAAGAAGGACCGGCGCTCCACCCGCTCGGACTGGATGGCGATCGAGCGCGAGCGCGGCATCTCGGTCGCCACCTCGGTGATGACCTTCGAGTTCGGCGGCCATGTTTTCAACCTGCTGGACACGCCGGGCCATGAAGATTTCTCGGAAGACACCTACCGCACGCTGACGGCGGTTGACGCGGCGGTGATGGTGATCGACGCCGCCAAGGGCATCGAGGCGCGCACGCGCAAGCTGCTGGAAGTGTGCCGCCTGCGCGACATCCCGATCATCACCTTCATCAACAAGATGGACCGCGAGAGCCGCGATCCGTTCGAGATTCTCGACGAGATCGAGAAGACGCTGGCGCTCGACACCACGCCGATGACCTGGCCGGTGGGGCAGGGGCGCGACTTCGTCGGCACCATGGACATCGCCACCGGCGGCATGCGGCTGCTCGATGGCGACGAGGGCAAGACCGGGCCGCTGCGCCAGATGAGCATGGCGCAGATCGCCGCGCTGAATGTCACGCTGGACGAGGAGAATCTGGCCGAGGAACTCGGACTGGTGCGTGAGGTCTGCAACAGCTTCGACATTCAGGCTTTCCTCGAAGGCCATCTGACGCCGGTCTATTTCGGTTCGGCGCTGCGCAATTTCGGCGTCGGCGACCTGTTGGAAGGGCTCGGCCGCTACGCCCCGCCGCCGCGCGCACAGCAGGCGGACAAGCGCAAGGTGGAGGCCGAGGAAGCGCGCATGACGGCGTTCGTGTTCAAGATCCAGGCGAACATGGACCCGAACCACCGCGACCGTATCGCCTTTGCCCGGCTGTGCTCGGGCAAACTGCAGCGCGGGATGAAGGCCAAGCTGGTGCGCACCGGCAAGCCGATGAGCCTCGCCACCCCGCAATTCTTCTTCGCGCAGGACCGCCAACTGGCGGAGGAAGCCTATGCCGGCGATGTCGTCGGCATTCCCAATCATGGCAATCTGCGTATCGGCGACACGCTGACCGAGGGCGAGGACATCAATTTCGTCGGCGTGCCGTCCTTCGCGCCGGAAATCCTGCGCCGGGTGAAACTGCCGGACGCGATGAAGGCGAAGAAGCTGAAGCAGGCGCTGCAGGAAATGGCGGAAGAAGGGGTTGTGCAGGTGTTCCGCCCGACCGATGGCTCGCCCGCGCTGGTCGGCGTCGTCGGCCCGCTGCAGCTCGATGTGCTGAAGAACCGGCTGGAGGCCGAATACGGCCTGGAAGTCGGATTCGACATGTCGGAGTTCCAACTCGCCCGCTGGGTGTCGTCGGAAGACCCGAAGAAGCTCGATGATTTCGCCGCCGGAAACCGGCTGTCGACGGCGGAAGACCTCGATGGCGACCTCGTCTTCCTCAGCCCTTCGGCCTTCATGATCGGCTACACCGGCGATCGCTGGCCGGGCATCGTGTTCACCGATGTGAAGGACGTGAAGAAGGCGGCGTGA
- a CDS encoding response regulator transcription factor produces MNILVVEDDPDIGSLLRRGFSSESYDVELVGDGEAALRVANGKPWGAIILDVMLPGRSGIEVCKALRAGGQTAPILMLSARSSVNERTEGLMAGADDYIVKPFAFEELLARVKVQALRRSNAGSEPRTLEVGALSLDLDTRQALLGGVRVRLTEREVELLALLMRHPGEPLSRADIFAALWAGHGGASLNVVDVYVGYLRHKLAEALPEGAHLIVTVRGRGFMLEAEGG; encoded by the coding sequence ATGAACATTCTGGTCGTGGAGGACGATCCCGATATCGGCTCGCTGCTGCGGCGTGGCTTTTCCTCCGAGAGCTATGATGTCGAACTGGTCGGGGATGGCGAGGCGGCGCTGCGGGTGGCCAATGGCAAGCCCTGGGGGGCCATCATTCTCGATGTGATGCTGCCCGGCCGCTCCGGCATCGAGGTGTGCAAGGCGCTGCGTGCCGGGGGGCAGACGGCGCCGATCCTCATGCTCTCGGCGCGCTCCAGCGTGAATGAGCGCACCGAGGGGCTGATGGCGGGGGCGGATGACTATATCGTCAAGCCCTTCGCCTTCGAGGAATTGCTGGCGCGGGTGAAGGTGCAGGCACTGCGCCGCAGCAATGCGGGCAGCGAACCGCGCACGCTGGAAGTCGGCGCGCTGTCGCTCGATCTCGATACGCGGCAGGCGCTGCTGGGCGGCGTACGGGTGCGGCTGACCGAGCGCGAGGTGGAACTCCTGGCGCTGCTCATGCGTCATCCCGGCGAGCCCCTGTCGCGCGCGGATATTTTCGCGGCGCTGTGGGCCGGGCATGGCGGCGCCTCGCTCAATGTGGTGGATGTCTATGTCGGCTATCTCCGCCACAAGCTGGCGGAGGCGCTGCCCGAGGGGGCGCACCTGATCGTGACCGTGCGCGGCCGCGGCTTCATGCTGGAAGCGGAAGGCGGTTGA
- a CDS encoding ABC transporter permease: MSTPKRLLLTAASLLALLLFWQLAALWAQSRLLPGPPEVLSAMMRATHTGVLPEAIAITLARVAASFLIAMTLGSAIGILLGRSVALNELFGPWVVVLLNLPALVVIILCYVWFGLTEAAAITAVAINKIPNVAVTMREGAAALSRDLDEMVEVYRVPRLRALREVTLPQLVPFFAASARSGLALTWKIVLVVELLGRSNGVGFELQTAFQLFDVAGILAYALAFTAVVQLIELGLLQPWERRANRWRR, encoded by the coding sequence GTGTCGACGCCCAAGCGCCTGCTGCTGACCGCCGCTTCGCTGCTGGCGTTGCTGCTGTTCTGGCAGCTCGCCGCGCTGTGGGCGCAGTCGCGGCTGCTGCCCGGCCCCCCGGAGGTGCTCTCGGCGATGATGCGCGCCACCCATACCGGCGTGCTGCCCGAGGCCATCGCCATCACCCTCGCGCGGGTGGCGGCGAGTTTCCTCATCGCCATGACGCTCGGTTCGGCCATCGGCATTCTGCTGGGGCGCTCGGTGGCGCTGAACGAGCTGTTCGGGCCCTGGGTCGTGGTGCTGCTGAACCTGCCGGCGCTGGTGGTCATCATCCTGTGCTATGTCTGGTTCGGCCTGACCGAGGCGGCGGCGATCACCGCAGTGGCGATCAACAAGATTCCCAATGTCGCGGTGACCATGCGCGAGGGGGCGGCGGCGCTGTCGCGCGATCTCGACGAGATGGTCGAGGTCTACCGGGTGCCGCGCCTGCGCGCCCTGCGTGAGGTGACCTTGCCGCAGCTCGTGCCGTTCTTCGCCGCGAGCGCACGCTCCGGCCTGGCGCTCACCTGGAAGATCGTGCTGGTGGTGGAACTGCTCGGCCGCTCCAATGGTGTCGGATTCGAGCTGCAGACCGCCTTCCAGCTCTTCGATGTCGCCGGCATCCTCGCCTATGCGCTGGCCTTCACCGCCGTGGTGCAACTGATCGAACTCGGCCTGCTCCAGCCCTGGGAGCGCCGTGCCAACAGGTGGCGGCGATGA
- the pqqA gene encoding pyrroloquinoline quinone precursor peptide PqqA has product MAWTAPRIVEVCVGMEVNAYYPADF; this is encoded by the coding sequence ATGGCCTGGACTGCTCCTCGCATTGTTGAAGTCTGCGTCGGCATGGAAGTCAACGCCTACTATCCGGCTGACTTCTGA
- the pqqE gene encoding pyrroloquinoline quinone biosynthesis protein PqqE yields MSLIEEPRSRVEAPVRPAPPIPYGMLAELTHRCPLQCPYCSNPVELDRRNVELDTETWLRVFSEAAKLGVLQVHLSGGEPTARRDLEQMIRHCVEVGLYTNLITAGVGVTAERLQSISDAGIDHVQLSFQGATADMTDKVSNFRGAHERKLAVAHEVRRLGLPLTINSVVHRANIHQIPDFIDLAVSLGAKRIEIAHSQYYGWALRNRGALMPTRDQVFWALDVVEEARARLKGTLTIDAVVPDYYAKYPKPCMNGWGRQSLNVTPSGKVLPCHAAETIPNLDFWNVREHGLSDVWVNSPAFNAFRGTDWMPEPCQSCARKEIDWGGCRCQAMAIAGDAAATDPACHLSPLHGDLLALAEADAEGADIYDYRRYFQPDRAG; encoded by the coding sequence ATGAGCCTCATCGAAGAACCCCGCAGCCGTGTGGAGGCGCCGGTCCGTCCGGCGCCTCCCATTCCCTATGGCATGCTGGCGGAACTCACCCATCGTTGTCCGCTGCAGTGCCCTTATTGCTCTAATCCCGTCGAACTCGACCGGCGCAATGTCGAGCTCGACACCGAGACCTGGCTGCGGGTGTTCTCCGAGGCGGCGAAGCTCGGTGTTCTGCAGGTTCATCTTTCCGGCGGCGAACCGACGGCGCGGCGCGATCTCGAACAGATGATCCGCCATTGCGTCGAGGTCGGGCTTTACACCAACCTCATCACCGCCGGGGTTGGCGTGACGGCGGAGCGTCTGCAGTCCATTTCCGATGCCGGCATCGACCATGTGCAGCTCTCCTTCCAGGGCGCCACGGCGGACATGACCGACAAGGTCTCCAATTTCCGTGGTGCACATGAGAGGAAGCTCGCGGTCGCCCATGAGGTGCGGCGGCTGGGCCTGCCGCTCACCATCAATTCGGTCGTTCACCGCGCCAATATTCACCAGATCCCGGACTTCATCGACCTCGCGGTTTCGCTGGGCGCCAAGCGCATCGAGATCGCCCATTCGCAGTATTATGGCTGGGCGCTGCGCAATCGCGGGGCGCTGATGCCGACCCGCGACCAGGTGTTCTGGGCGCTCGATGTGGTCGAAGAGGCACGCGCCCGGCTGAAAGGCACGCTGACCATCGACGCGGTGGTGCCGGACTACTACGCCAAATACCCCAAGCCGTGCATGAATGGCTGGGGCCGGCAGTCGCTGAACGTCACTCCGTCCGGCAAGGTGCTGCCGTGCCATGCGGCGGAGACCATTCCGAATCTCGATTTCTGGAATGTGCGCGAGCATGGGCTCAGCGATGTCTGGGTGAATTCGCCGGCCTTCAATGCGTTCCGTGGCACCGACTGGATGCCGGAGCCTTGCCAGAGCTGCGCGCGCAAGGAAATCGACTGGGGTGGGTGCCGCTGCCAGGCGATGGCGATTGCCGGCGACGCCGCCGCCACCGATCCGGCCTGCCATTTGTCGCCGCTGCATGGCGACCTGCTGGCGCTGGCCGAGGCCGATGCTGAAGGCGCCGACATCTATGATTACCGGCGCTATTTCCAGCCCGACCGCGCCGGCTGA
- a CDS encoding ABC transporter ATP-binding protein, which yields MSAIRIAITEKRYRAAGTGPGREIFRDFRLDVDAGAFVALLGESGIGKTTLLNIVAGLDRDFRGDIRFGADSPRLAYAFQNPRLLPWRTVLQNVALPLPSGEEGRDQARAMLDEVGLAELADAYPERLSLGQQRRVALARAFVIGPDVLLMDEPFVSLDEAGAARLRNLLRRLLVRRPATVLFVTHDRREAVELASRIVVLEGAPVRILRDMALELTAQERATPSRIDEVRQALENPTVG from the coding sequence ATGAGCGCGATCCGCATCGCCATTACCGAGAAACGCTATCGCGCCGCCGGCACCGGTCCGGGGCGGGAGATTTTCCGCGACTTCCGCCTCGATGTCGACGCCGGCGCCTTCGTCGCGCTGCTGGGCGAATCCGGCATCGGCAAGACTACCTTGCTCAACATCGTCGCCGGGCTCGACCGCGACTTTCGCGGCGATATCCGGTTCGGCGCAGATTCGCCGCGGCTGGCTTATGCCTTCCAGAACCCGCGGCTTCTGCCCTGGCGCACCGTGCTGCAAAATGTGGCGCTGCCGCTACCCTCGGGCGAGGAAGGGCGCGACCAGGCGCGGGCCATGCTGGACGAGGTCGGGCTGGCCGAACTGGCGGATGCCTATCCCGAGCGGCTTTCGCTCGGCCAGCAGCGTCGGGTGGCGCTGGCGCGCGCCTTCGTCATCGGTCCCGACGTGTTGCTGATGGACGAACCGTTCGTCTCGCTTGACGAGGCAGGCGCGGCGCGGCTGCGCAACCTTTTGCGCCGGCTGCTCGTCCGCCGTCCCGCCACCGTGCTGTTCGTCACTCATGACCGGCGCGAGGCGGTGGAACTGGCGAGCCGTATCGTGGTGCTGGAAGGCGCGCCGGTGCGCATCCTTCGCGACATGGCGCTGGAGCTGACCGCCCAGGAGCGGGCGACGCCTTCCCGCATCGACGAGGTGCGCCAAGCGCTGGAAAACCCGACGGTGGGCTGA
- a CDS encoding L,D-transpeptidase, with product MNAILGIVALGVLLLLPGSAGAATGAAETTVPAMQAPTTQATVAAPPEMSPASSATPGALSAPAVSTTPPAATAPAAPPTQAASIGPLPAPLEAAPPPDVQVEISLARQRMVVRVAGVERHSWAVSTARKGYRTPLGTYRPERMHKRYFSRKYDNAPMPYAIFFHKGWAIHGTDAVSRLGRPASHGCVRLHPNNARALFALVSEYGRANTRIVVTR from the coding sequence ATGAACGCCATTCTGGGAATTGTGGCGCTGGGCGTGTTGCTGCTGCTGCCGGGCTCGGCCGGGGCCGCCACCGGAGCGGCTGAGACGACAGTTCCGGCAATGCAAGCCCCGACAACGCAGGCGACGGTCGCGGCACCGCCGGAGATGAGCCCGGCTTCGAGCGCGACGCCGGGGGCCCTGTCCGCTCCCGCTGTCTCGACCACGCCACCGGCCGCCACCGCTCCCGCCGCGCCGCCGACACAGGCTGCCTCGATAGGGCCGCTGCCCGCGCCGCTGGAAGCGGCGCCCCCGCCCGATGTTCAGGTGGAAATCAGCCTTGCGCGCCAGCGCATGGTGGTGCGGGTGGCCGGCGTGGAGCGCCATAGCTGGGCGGTGTCCACCGCCCGGAAGGGCTACCGCACCCCGCTCGGCACCTACCGGCCCGAGCGTATGCACAAGCGCTATTTCTCGCGCAAATACGACAACGCGCCGATGCCCTATGCCATCTTCTTCCACAAGGGCTGGGCGATCCATGGCACGGATGCCGTTTCGCGGCTCGGCCGCCCGGCCTCGCATGGCTGCGTACGACTGCACCCGAACAATGCCCGGGCGCTGTTCGCGCTGGTGAGCGAATATGGCCGCGCCAATACCCGCATCGTGGTCACGCGCTGA